ATCCAGCAGCTGGTCCGCAAGGGCCGCCAGGACAAGGTCGAGAAGAACAAGACCCCCGCCCTCGCGGGGTCGCCGCAGCGCCGTGGTACATGCACCCGCGTGTTCACCACGACGCCGAAGAAGCCGAACTCGGCGCTCCGCAAGGTCGCGCGTGTCCGGCTGAGCAGTGGGATCGAGGTCACCGCCTACGTCCCCGGTGAGGGGCACAACTTGCAGGAGCACTCCATCGTGCTCGTGCGTGGCGGTCGTGTGAAGGACCTGCCGGGTGTTCGTTACAAGATCATCCGCGGCTCCCTCGAC
This genomic interval from Streptomyces asiaticus contains the following:
- the rpsL gene encoding 30S ribosomal protein S12 yields the protein MPTIQQLVRKGRQDKVEKNKTPALAGSPQRRGTCTRVFTTTPKKPNSALRKVARVRLSSGIEVTAYVPGEGHNLQEHSIVLVRGGRVKDLPGVRYKIIRGSLDTQGVKNRKQARSRYGAKKEK